The Streptomyces sp. V3I7 genome segment GCGTCCCAGGGGGTGCGGAGCAGGTCGAAGAAGAAGGCCTGGTGGAGCTCGTCGGAGCGGACGTACTCGGCGTGCTCGCGGGCGGTCGGCACGGAGACCTCGCCGACCAGGAGCCGCTCGCGGCCGTCGCGTGCGGTGTACTCCTCGCACACCGCGCGCCAGTGCCGCCACACGTCGTGCACCTCGGGCTGGTTCCAGGCGAGCTGGTTGATCGCGTCGCGGGTGCGGTAGTCGGCCTCCGGGTCGTCGGAGTCCGGCAGTTCGGGGTGCTTGTAGAGGCCGGCGGCGACGTCGATACGGAAGCCGTCGACGCCCCGGTCCAGCCAGAAGCGCAGGACGCGGTCGAACTCGGCGGCGATCTCCGGGTTGCGCCAGTTCCAGTCGGGCTGCTCCGGCGTGAACATGTGCAGGTACCACTGGCCGGGGCGGCCGTCCGCCTCGGTGACCCGGCTCCAGGCCGGACCGCCGAACATGGCGTGCCAGTTGTTGGGCGGCTCCTCGCCGTCCACGCCGCGGCCCTCGGCGAAGTGGAAGCGGGCGCGGGCCTCGGAGCCCGGCTCGGCGGCCAACGCCTCACGGAACCACGCGTGCTCGCTGGAGCAGTGGTTGGGAACGATGTCCAGGAGCACCTTGATGCCGAGCCGCCGTGCTGCCGCCATCAGCAGGTCGAACTCGGCGAGGTCGCCGAAGACCGGGTCGACGTCGCAGTAGTCGGCGACGTCGTAGCCGTGGTCGTGCTGGGGCGAGGGGAAGAAGGGGCTCAGCCAGATGCCGTCGACGCCGAGCTTCTTCAGGTACGGCAGCCCGGCCCGTACGCCGGCGAGATCGCCGATGCCGTCGCCGGTGCTGTCCAGGAAGCTGCGGACGTACACCTGGTAGATCACTGCGTCGCGCCACCAGTGGTGGGTGCGGACGTGCTGGAGACTCACCCCGAGGACCTGTCTGTCGTGCCGACGTAATGCCTGCATGTTAAGTAGCGGTGTCGCGCAGGTGTCAACGAACATCGGGGAGCCGACGGGCAGTTGAGCTACTCAAAAACGGACGTATCACCTCGACCTGGCAACAAATGAGATGCCCGCGTTACCTAACAGGTAAATAGGCGTGTCGAGGGGGGCGCCTACCGGCCGGCTACCGGTGGGAGACGGCGGCGAGCTCGCGGGCCAGCCGCCGTACCGCGCTGCCCGGCGTCTGCCGCCCGGTGAGCGCGTCGTGCACGACCGCCTGCACCACCAGGCTGACCTGGTCGTAGTGCGGGCTCTTGGGGCGCGGGACGGCCGACAGCACGCTCTGCCGCAGGGTCGGCAGATACGGGAACTTCCGTACCAGGGACGGGTCGTCGTAGAGCGAGGCGCGCACGGGCGGCAGCGCGCCCCGCGTGAGGACCTCGCGCTGGACGCGCTCACCGGTGAGGTACGCGATCAGGCGGGCGGCGGAGTCGGGGTGCCGCGCGTGCGTGGTGACGGCCAGGCTGGAGCCGCCGAGAACGCTGGTGCCCGGCCCGTCCGGTCCCGGCAGCGGTACGGCGCCGACCTTCCCGGCGACCTTGGAGCCCGGGGCGGACGCGGCGACGTACGCGTACGGCCAGTTGCGCAGGAAGAGCAGCCGGCCGTCCTGGAAGGCCCGCCTGGACTCCTCCTCCTTGTACGTCAGCGCCCGCTTCGGGATCCAGCCCTCGCGCACCCCGCGCGCGAGGAACCCGATGCCCTCGCGGGCCGCCGCCGAGTTCACGGTGACGCGGGCGCCCTCGTCGCCGAGGATGGAGCCGCCCGCCGAGTACACGGCCTCGGCCGCGTTCACGGTGAGGCCCTCGTAGGGCAGGAACTGGCCCGCGTAGCCGTCGAGTCCGTGCCGGGGCGCGATGGTCCGGGCGTCGTGGGCGAGTTCGGCCCAGGTGCGCGGCGCCGGCACGCCTTCCGCGGCGAGGACGTCCTTGCGGTACAGCAGCAGACCGGCGTTGGTGACGTACGGCACAGCGTAGAGCCGGCCGTCGTAGGTGGCCGTGTCGACGACCGGCGGCAGGAAGGACTTCAGCGGGAAGCGTCCGGGCGGCAGCGGGCGGATCCAGCCGGCCGCCGCGAACTCCGAGGTCCAGTTGACGTCGATGTTGAGGACGTCGAACCGGCCGCGGTCGCCGCCGCGCAGGTCGGTCGTCATCTGCGCGTGTGTCTCGTCGGCGGAGTCCGGCAGTTCGACGAGGGTGACCCGCTCGCCGGGGTGGGTGCGGTTCCAGCCGTCGAGCAACGGGCCGAGGTAGCCGGTGAGATCCCCGGCGGTGGCCAGGGTGAGCGGCCCGCGGCCGCCCCCGGCCGCCTCGTCGGCCCGGGCGCCCGAGGCGACGTACCCGGTCAGAACCACGGCCAGGACGAGAAGGCCCCTACCGGCGGCACGGATCCACCGCATAGGTTCCTCCCGTACAGCGGCGCACTCCGGGCACCGTTGCCCGGGATCAGAGGCAATCTATACCGGTTGGGTATGGGCGATACTAGGGCGTGGAGCACATCACGGGGACCACGAGGACAGGAGGACCGCACACGTGCGTCTGGCCCTCCTCGCACTCCTCGCGCGTGGCCCCGCCCACGGATACGAGCTCAAGCTGGCCCTTGAGCAACTGCTGGGCGCCGCGTACCCTCAGCCGAACGTCGGCCAGATCTACGTGACCCTCGGCCGCCTGGAGAAGGCGGGACTGATCGAGGGCGAGGAGGTCGAGCAGTCCGGTCGGCCCAACAAGAAGCCGTACCATCTCACCGACGCCGGGCGCGAGGCGCTGCACGCCTGGTACGAGGAGACGGCGGACGAGCCGCGGGTCCGGGACGAGTTCTTCATGAAGCTCGCGCTCGCCCGGCAGACCGGTCTCGCCGACCAGATCACCCTCATCAACAAGCAGCGGCGCCAGTACCTCAACACCATGCGCAACCTGTCGAAGCTGGCCGCGGCCGAGAACCGGGACAACCGCATCGCCCATCTCCTCATAGAGGGCGCGATGCTGCACCTCCAGGCCGACCTCGACTGGCTGGAGCGGTGCCAGGAAGAGCTGGAGGAGCTCCAGTGAGCAGCACCACCGCCGCTCCCCTGCTGCGGGCCGAAGGCCTGGTGAAGACCCACCACGGCGCGGGCGCCCCGGCGCACGCCGTGCGCGGGGTCGATCTGTCCGTGGCCCGGGGCGAGTTCGTGGCCGTGACCGGCCCGTCCGGCGCCGGCAAGTCGACGCTGCTGCATCTCCTCGGCGGCCTCCAGCGGCCCGACGCGGGCAGCATCTGGCTGGACGGCGAGCGGACCGACGCCTACTCCGAGGCGCGCTGGGCGGTGGAGCGCCGCAAGCGCATCGGCATCGTCTTCCAGTTCTTCAACCTGGTCTCCAACCTCTCGGTCGCCGACAACGTCGAACTGCCCGCGCTGCTCGCCGGCGCGGCGCCGAAGCGGGCGCGCGCCGAACGGGAGGCGCTCCTGGCCGAGCTGGGCCTGGCGGGCAAGGAGCGCAGCATGCCGGGCGAGCTGTCGGGCGGCGAGCAGCAGCGGGTCGCGCTGGCCCGCGCGCTGGTCAATCATCCCCCGCTGCTGCTGGCCGACGAGCCGGCCGGCAGCCTCGACAGCAAGGGCACCCGTGAGGTGATGCGCCTGCTGTCCCGCTTCCACGACCGGGGCCAGACCATCCTGCTGGTCACCCACGACGCCCGCCTGGCCAGCGCCGCGGACCGCGTCATCAGCTTCTTCGACGGCCGTATCGCCGACGACGCCGCCCTGGACACCGCCCCGTCCCGGCACACGGGGATATCGGGCGTGCTGGAACTCAGGGACTGACGGTGGAGTACGGCGAACTGACGGTGAAGTACGGCGAGCCGAGGACGGCGGCTCGTTCCGCCGGGCATGCGCGCGACCGGGCCCCGCACGGGCCGGGGGCGGAGTAGCCGTGCGGGCCATGGTGCGCTGGGCGCACTCCGATCTGCGCACGCACCGCGGTGAGGCGCTGTTCATGGTGCTCGCCACCGCGGGCGTCGTCGCGTCGCTGCTGCTGGCCACCGCGCTGTTCGGCTACGCCACCAACCCCTGGCAGCGGATCTTCACCCAGGCCCGCGGCGCGCACGTGTGGATCCACGCCGCACCGTCCGCCGACACCGGCCGGCTCGCCCGGCTGGCCGGCGTCGAGGCCGTCGCCGGGCCCTTTCCGACCGAGTCCGTCACCGTCTCCTCGCGCGGCACCCGCGCCCAGACCGAACTCCGCTCCACCCCCGAACGTCCCGCCGTGGGCCGGCCGTTGCTCACCTCCGGCCACTGGCTGCGCCCCTCCGACCCCGACGGCGTGGTGCTGGAGAACCGTCTCGCCCGAGCCCTGCTGGCGGAGCCCGGGGACACCCTGACGCTGCCCGGCACGACCCGGACCCTGACAGTCGTCGGCGTCGCCGACAGTCCCGAACCCCGCTACAGCCCCGGCGAGCAGCCCGGCCTGGTCTGGGCCCCGCCCCCCGCCGTCCACCCCGCCGGGGACCAGGTCGTCGGACTGCGGCTGACACGTCCCGACGACACGGACTACGCCGTGCAGCGCGCCGTCACCGTGCTCGGTGCCGGCGCGGTCGGCGAGGTCTCCACCTGGCAGCAGGCGCGCGCGGAGGCGCAGGGCGACAGCCGGCTCCTCGGCCAGGTGCTGGGCCTGTTCGGCCTGGGCGCGCTGGTGGCCGCGGGGTTCGCGGTCCACGGCGCGATCGGCACCCGCATCCGCGGTCATCTGCGGGACATCTCGGTGCTCAAGACGATCGGCTTCACGCCCGGCCAGGTCGTGCGGATCTTCCTGCTCCAGCATGTCGCGTACGCCGTCCTCGGCGCCGTCGCCGCGGCGGCGCTCATCCGGGGCCTGGGCCGCCTGATCCCGGGCCGGCTCGGTGACGCGGTGGGCGTGTGGCAGGGGCTGCCCGGACACACCACGGCACTGTTCGCGATACCGGTGGGATCGGTGCTGTTCATCGCCCTGACGACCGGCCTCGCGGCATGGCGAGCGGGCCGGGTGTCGCCGGTCCCGGTGCCGCGCCGCGTCACCCCGACCGGCGGCCGCCTGACGGGGATCGCCCGCCGGGCACTCGGCCTGCGCCTCCCCCCGGCCCTGGTCCTGGGCTGCCACGCGGCGTTCACCGGCCGCCGCCGTTCGGTGGCCACGGTGGCCCGGCTGACACTTCCGCTGCTGCTGATCGTGGTGGCGCTGAGCGCGTGGACGACGATCGACCGCTTCCACAGCGACCCGCAGCGGATGGGACTGGCCGCGTCGCTCACGGCCCGGGCGGACCACGACCTGACCGACCGGCAGACCCGCTCACTGCTGGAGCACGACCCCCGGGTCGCCGCCGCCTACCCGGGCGTCGAGATGGCCGCGCTGGTCCCGGGCCAGACCGCCACGATCGCGCTGCGCGGCCTGGGCATCCGGCACCACCCCTACCCGTACGCCATCGCCGAGGGCCGCCCGGCCCATGGCCCCGACGAGGCGGTGGCCGGCCAGGGCTTCCTGACCCTCCTGGACGCGCGCGTCGGCGACTGGGTCCGGATGACCGTGGGC includes the following:
- a CDS encoding glycoside hydrolase family 13 protein, yielding MQALRRHDRQVLGVSLQHVRTHHWWRDAVIYQVYVRSFLDSTGDGIGDLAGVRAGLPYLKKLGVDGIWLSPFFPSPQHDHGYDVADYCDVDPVFGDLAEFDLLMAAARRLGIKVLLDIVPNHCSSEHAWFREALAAEPGSEARARFHFAEGRGVDGEEPPNNWHAMFGGPAWSRVTEADGRPGQWYLHMFTPEQPDWNWRNPEIAAEFDRVLRFWLDRGVDGFRIDVAAGLYKHPELPDSDDPEADYRTRDAINQLAWNQPEVHDVWRHWRAVCEEYTARDGRERLLVGEVSVPTAREHAEYVRSDELHQAFFFDLLRTPWDADAFRKVVSEAMADIAGTGSTVTWVLNNHDQVRTVTRYGEAAPEGSGLGAARARAAALLMLALPGAAYVYQGEELGLPEVVDLPDDVLTDPIFHRTGSRMHVRDGCRVPLPWSGQASPFGFTTGGDGVRTWLPQPEWFAEYATERALADTRSFWHMYRDALQLRGSLPQLGEGTLRWLDSEPDVLAFVRGDGLVCAVNFGTAPATAPVPGTPLLASGPCPAGELPGATAAWWLADL
- a CDS encoding ABC transporter substrate-binding protein codes for the protein MRWIRAAGRGLLVLAVVLTGYVASGARADEAAGGGRGPLTLATAGDLTGYLGPLLDGWNRTHPGERVTLVELPDSADETHAQMTTDLRGGDRGRFDVLNIDVNWTSEFAAAGWIRPLPPGRFPLKSFLPPVVDTATYDGRLYAVPYVTNAGLLLYRKDVLAAEGVPAPRTWAELAHDARTIAPRHGLDGYAGQFLPYEGLTVNAAEAVYSAGGSILGDEGARVTVNSAAAREGIGFLARGVREGWIPKRALTYKEEESRRAFQDGRLLFLRNWPYAYVAASAPGSKVAGKVGAVPLPGPDGPGTSVLGGSSLAVTTHARHPDSAARLIAYLTGERVQREVLTRGALPPVRASLYDDPSLVRKFPYLPTLRQSVLSAVPRPKSPHYDQVSLVVQAVVHDALTGRQTPGSAVRRLARELAAVSHR
- a CDS encoding PadR family transcriptional regulator, whose translation is MRLALLALLARGPAHGYELKLALEQLLGAAYPQPNVGQIYVTLGRLEKAGLIEGEEVEQSGRPNKKPYHLTDAGREALHAWYEETADEPRVRDEFFMKLALARQTGLADQITLINKQRRQYLNTMRNLSKLAAAENRDNRIAHLLIEGAMLHLQADLDWLERCQEELEELQ
- a CDS encoding ABC transporter ATP-binding protein, translated to MAGAVPGRAGGAPVSSTTAAPLLRAEGLVKTHHGAGAPAHAVRGVDLSVARGEFVAVTGPSGAGKSTLLHLLGGLQRPDAGSIWLDGERTDAYSEARWAVERRKRIGIVFQFFNLVSNLSVADNVELPALLAGAAPKRARAEREALLAELGLAGKERSMPGELSGGEQQRVALARALVNHPPLLLADEPAGSLDSKGTREVMRLLSRFHDRGQTILLVTHDARLASAADRVISFFDGRIADDAALDTAPSRHTGISGVLELRD
- a CDS encoding FtsX-like permease family protein; translated protein: MRAMVRWAHSDLRTHRGEALFMVLATAGVVASLLLATALFGYATNPWQRIFTQARGAHVWIHAAPSADTGRLARLAGVEAVAGPFPTESVTVSSRGTRAQTELRSTPERPAVGRPLLTSGHWLRPSDPDGVVLENRLARALLAEPGDTLTLPGTTRTLTVVGVADSPEPRYSPGEQPGLVWAPPPAVHPAGDQVVGLRLTRPDDTDYAVQRAVTVLGAGAVGEVSTWQQARAEAQGDSRLLGQVLGLFGLGALVAAGFAVHGAIGTRIRGHLRDISVLKTIGFTPGQVVRIFLLQHVAYAVLGAVAAAALIRGLGRLIPGRLGDAVGVWQGLPGHTTALFAIPVGSVLFIALTTGLAAWRAGRVSPVPVPRRVTPTGGRLTGIARRALGLRLPPALVLGCHAAFTGRRRSVATVARLTLPLLLIVVALSAWTTIDRFHSDPQRMGLAASLTARADHDLTDRQTRSLLEHDPRVAAAYPGVEMAALVPGQTATIALRGLGIRHHPYPYAIAEGRPAHGPDEAVAGQGFLTLLDARVGDWVRMTVGDRPQILHIVGRSIEPENAGRTVSTSLDTLRENDPQLTPTLYQLRLRPGADPHHVAAALTRAGHGHLDVHAVTNPADGLSPLRGVVAGLVAVLALIAVVELLTTIGGSLRDSERDLLALKAIGMSPRQITTLTATSTTCTTLLSTLLATTLGLPLSHWLIDTQATTNGIGPGIAQPPSLPLLTTLTATALAAAAGLSAVPAGRVARGRLGEVGVG